One Ricinus communis isolate WT05 ecotype wild-type chromosome 2, ASM1957865v1, whole genome shotgun sequence DNA segment encodes these proteins:
- the LOC8263035 gene encoding probable glucan 1,3-beta-glucosidase A — MIKMANCSIKHLLTISFLVSFVCLSHGRVNPSFKIKAVNLGGWLVTEGWIKPSLFDGIPNSDFLDGTGLQFKSVAVKKYLCAELGGGNIIVANRTSASGWETFKLWRIDDSHFNFRVFNKQFIGLGSKGNGTNVVAVSNTTGESETFEIVRNSNDSSRVRIKSSNGFFLQVRTEELVTADYAGDTKWGDNDPSVFLTTISGRMRGEFQVTNGYGPESAPRAMKEHWSTFIVEDDFKFISQNGLNAVRIPVGWWIASDPNPPKPYVGGSLQALDNAFSWAEKYGLKVVIDLHAAPDSQNGWEHSSSRDGSQEWGLTDANIQQTVDIIDFLTARYAKSSSLYAVELINEPLSPGASLERVTKYYQAGYNAVRKHSSTAYVVMSNRLGSDEARELFPLASGLSGTVIDVHYYNLFSSIFDDMTVQQNIDFVNTNRSAQLNFVTTSNGPLTFVGEWVAEWQVSGATKEDYQRFAKAQLEVYGRATFGWAYWTLKNVNNHWSLEWMIKNGYIKL; from the exons atgatcaAAATGGCGAACTGCTCAATAAAACATCTGTTAACCATAAGTTTCTTGGTTTCATTTGTATGTCTTTCACATGGTAGAGTAAATCCTAGCTTTAAAATCAAAGCAGTTAATCTAGGAGGCTGGCTTGTCACAGAAGGATGGATTAAACCTTCTCTTTTTGATGGCATCCCCAACAGTGATTTCTTG GATGGCACTGGACTTCAATTTAAATCAGTTGCAGTTAAAAAGTATCTTTGTGCTGAGTTAGGTGGAGGGAATATCATTGTTGCTAATCGGACATCTGCCTCAGGCTGGGAAACATTTAAA TTGTGGAGGATTGATGATTCCCATTTCAACTTCAGGGTCTTCAACAAACAATTCATTGGATTGGGAAGCAAAGGCAATGGGACTAATGTAGTAGCTGTTTCTAACACAACAGGCGAATCTGAAACATTTGAGATTGTCAGAAATTCTAATGATTCTAGCCGTGTTCGAATCAAATCCTCCAACGGGTTCTTCTTGCAG GTGAGAACAGAAGAGTTGGTGACAGCAGATTATGCAGGTGATACTAAATGGGGAGACAATGATCCATCAGTGTTCCTGACGACCATTTCAGGAAGAATGCGTGGAGAGTTTCAAGTCACTAATGGTTATGGTCCGGAATCAGCCCCAAGAGCTATGAAG GAACATTGGAGCACATTCATTGTGGAAGATGACTTCAAATTCATAAGTCAAAATGGACTTAATGCTGTGAGAATACCAGTTGGTTGGTGGATAGCAAGCGATCCAAATCCTCCAAAGCCTTATGTAGGCGGCTCTTTGCAAGCTTTAGACAATGCATTCTCATGGGCAGA GAAATATGGGTTGAAGGTTGTAATTGACTTGCATGCAGCTCCTGACTCTCAGAATGGCTGGGAACACAGCTCTTCTAGAGATGGTTCTCAAGAATGGGGCCTTACTGATGCAAATATACAACAAACAGTTGATATTATAGACTTTTTGACAGCCAG GTATGCAAAGAGCTCAAGCCTGTATGCGGTAGAGCTCATAAATGAGCCTCTTTCGCCAGGTGCAAGTCTAGAACGTGTGACCAAGTATTATCAGGCAGGATACAATGCAGTCAGGAAGCACTCATCAACGGCTTATGTAGTGATGTCAAATAGACTAGGATCTGATGAAGCAAGAGAGCTATTTCCTCTTGCTAGTGGCTTAAGTGGAACAGTTATCGATGTCCATTATTACAATCTCTTCTCTAGCATATTTGACGACATGACTGTCCAACAGAACATTGATTTCGTCAACACTAATCGGTCTGCTCAGTTGAACTTTGTCACCACATCAAATGGCCCTCTCACTTTCGTTG GAGAATGGGTGGCAGAGTGGCAAGTTTCAGGGGCAACAAAAGAAGATTACCAAAGATTTGCTAAAGCCCAATTAGAAGTATATGGACGTGCAACTTTTGGGTGGGCTTATTGGACTCTTAAGAATGTAAACAACCATTGGAGCCTGGAATGGATGATCAAGAATGGTTACATCAAGCTGTAG
- the LOC8263036 gene encoding pollen-specific protein C13, with amino-acid sequence MARAILLLALCVLPALVAAARPARNPFEVEGRVYCDTCRAGFETSKTTYVAGAKVRVECKDRKTMELVYSKEGTTDSTGTYRIHVDEDHQDQLCDAMLVSSPQHDCMKPSSGRDRARVILTNNNGIVSNKRYANSIGFMKEDAMSGCFELLRQYQEYED; translated from the exons ATGGCTAGAGCAATTTTGCTACTTGCTCTCTGCGTGCTGCCTGCCCTTGTGGCCGCTGCTCGTCCTGCCAGAAACCCATTCGAAGTTGAAGGTCGCGTTTACTGTGACACTTGCCGTGCTGGTTTTGAGACCTCCAAAACCACTTACGTCGCTG GTGCCAAGGTTAGAGTTGAATGCAAGGACAGGAAGACAATGGAACTTGTATACAGCAAGGAAGGAACCACAGACTCAACCGGAACATACAGGATCCATGTTGATGAGGATCATCAGGATCAGCTCTGTGATGCTATGCTAGTTAGCAGCCCCCAGCATGACTGCATGAAGCCATCATCAGGACGTGATCGTGCCCGTGTTATCCTTACCAATAACAATGGCATTGTATCAAACAAACGTTATGCCAATTCTATTGGTTTCATGAAGGAGGACGCCATGTCTGGTTGCTTTGAGCTTCTCAGGCAATACCAGGAGTATGAAGATTAG